In the genome of Cryptomeria japonica chromosome 8, Sugi_1.0, whole genome shotgun sequence, one region contains:
- the LOC131057183 gene encoding probable 2-oxoglutarate-dependent dioxygenase AOP1 — protein sequence MPVEAKDRIATSNRVESYIRTPRIPIPFETFCFLDMPNPDSILEMSRKIWPEEGNSDFCYVIRLFFLHFTTVVLKINRLCTVFFMELSEPSEAKGTFSLFLSDLAQKLIKFILARLDYEKSVGEEVLTPYADPGCLTILHNDEGEGLEVLSKEGKWINVKPSPNSLVVNLGESLKAWSNGRYRSADHRVICKGWQNRLSVPLFYSFPRDAQIFAPEILVNEDNPRRYKPFVFSELQSELRKGFRNYKADGEQVKVVERLAGI from the exons ATGCCCGTGGAGGCTAAAGACAGAATCGCAACTTCTAATCGCGTGGAGAGTTACATTCGTACCCCCAGGATTCCGATTCCTTTTGAGACATTTTGCTTCCTTGACATGCCCAATCCAGATTCAATCCTTGAAATGTCTCGAAAAATATGGCCCGAGGAAGGAAACTCAGACTTCTGTTATGTTATCCGCCTTTTCTTTTTACATTTCACAACTGTGGTTTTAAAGATAAATAGACTGTGCACTGTTTTTTTCATGGAATTGTCGGAACCCAG TGAAGCGAAAGGTACTTTCAGTTTATTTCTGTCAGATCTTGCACAGAAGCTAATTAAATTCATTCTTGCGCGCCTAG ATTATGAAAAATCTGTTGGGGAAGAGGTTCTGACTCCTTATGCAGATCCAGGTTGCCTGACAATCCTTCACAATGATGAAGGGGAAGGGCTTGAGGTTCTATCGAAAGAAGGGAAGTGGATCAACGTCAAGCCATCACCAAACTCCCTTGTTGTCAACTTAGGGGAAAGCCTCAAG GCATGGAGCAATGGTAGATACAGGAGTGCAGATCACCGCGTGATTTGTAAAGGGTGGCAGAATCGTTTATCGGTTCCCCTTTTTTATAGCTTTCCCCGCGATGCCCAAATCTTTGCTCCAGAGATTCTTGTGAATGAAGATAATCCACGACGATACAAACCTTTTGTCTTCTCTGAATTGCAGTCTGAATTGCGCAAAGGTTTCAGAAATTATAAAGCAGATGGAGAACAAGTCAAAGTGGTGGAACGATTGGCTGGCATATAG